Proteins from a single region of Gossypium arboreum isolate Shixiya-1 chromosome 1, ASM2569848v2, whole genome shotgun sequence:
- the LOC108482273 gene encoding uncharacterized protein LOC108482273 — protein sequence MVFIVFTSIRLVKQALSNLLLLLSVFTWLTLVPPAYFNGYLEGWPFVFFFVYLYFYFFNVCVRKRLYGDYYARPHDPKWDVNPPKWYCLLYCVGVMVGHWFAAFEALDLHRIPGDWSNVGVWILIVATLLIQYSSTVYLAKYSEKVVVPTAVVRFGPYRWIRHRIYASTMLLFASYCIALRAPLSLIFVVAVFSMYYDQKAKLEEVLMVETFGESL from the coding sequence ATGGTTTTTATTGTTTTCACAAGCATTCGATTGGTGAAGCAGGCATTAAGCAACTTGCTGTTGTTACTTTCAGTGTTCACTTGGCTAACTCTTGTGCCCCCTGCTTATTTCAATGGCTATCTCGAAGGTTGGCCCTTTGTCTTCTTCTTTGTATACCTTTATTTCTATTTCTTCAATGTTTGTGTAAGAAAACGACTCTATGGAGATTATTATGCTCGTCCACATGATCCTAAGTGGGATGTCAACCCACCGAAATGGTATTGCCTTTTATACTGTGTTGGGGTTATGGTTGGCCATTGGTTTGCTGCATTTGAAGCACTGGATCTGCATCGTATCCCGGGCGACTGGAGCAATGTTGGAGTTTGGATATTGATTGTGGCAACCCTGTTGATTCAATATAGTTCAACAGTGTATCTTGCAAAGTATTCAGAGAAGGTTGTGGTGCCAACTGCCGTTGTACGATTTGGGCCATATAGATGGATTCGGCATCGAATATATGCATCTACGATGCTTTTGTTTGCAAGTTATTGTATTGCACTTAGAGCACCTCTTAGCTTGATATTTGTTGTAGCAGTTTTTTCGATGTATTATGATCAGAAAGCAAAATTGGAGGAGGTTTTAATGGTAGAGACATTCGGGGAGAGTTTGTAG
- the LOC108481002 gene encoding abscisic acid 8'-hydroxylase 2-like, with protein MQLLFPSLPLPPHTFLPTFTAFYGCHLPFLITPIVLFYLMVVLVVVMLLLLLSVHQWRHPKDKPLPPGSMGWPYIGETLKLYKENPNSFFANRQKRYGDIFKSHILGCPCVMISSPDAAKIVLVTKAHLFKPTYPPSKEKMIGPEAIFFHQGPYHSRLKKLVQASFLPSAIRGSVSEIEQIVLKFLPAWENTTLNTLQEMKRYAFDVAMISAFGHKQDKEINGIKQLYQCLEKGYNSMPLDLPGTPFNKAMKARKLLNETLRRLIKERRENEKQGGGGGLLGVLLGDQNQKVDQLSDSQIADNVIGVIFAAHDTTASVLTWLLKYLHDNGNLLEAVTREQEGVRREIIEANRRLMWDDTRHMPLTTRVIQETLRTASILSFTFREAVEDVEFEGYYIPKGWKVLPLFRTIHHCADFFPKPEKFDPSRFEVPPKPNTFMPFGNGVHSCPGSELAKLEMLVLLHHLTTKYRWQVVGDEDGIQYGPFPVPKKGLPVRVTPRNI; from the exons ATGCAACTCCTTTTCCCCTCATTGCCACTACCACCCCACACTTTTCTACCAACTTTCACAGCTTTCTATGGTTGTCACCTTCCCTTTCTCATTACACcaattgttttgttttatttgatGGTGGTTTTGGTGGTGGTGATGCTGCTGTTGTTGTTGTCAGTTCATCAATGGCGGCACCCCAAGGACAAACCCCTGCCACCTGGTTCCATGGGTTGGCCTTATATTGGTGAAACTCTCAAGCTTTACAAAGAGAATCCCAATTCTTTCTTTGCCAACCGCCAAAAAAG GTATGGAGATATATTCAAAAGCCACATATTAGGATGCCCCTGTGTGATGATTTCAAGCCCTGATGCAGCTAAGATTGTGTTGGTCACAAAGGCTCATCTTTTCAAACCAACTTATCCACCAAGCAAGGAGAAGATGATAGGGCCTGAGGCCATATTCTTCCATCAAGGTCCTTACCATTCAAGGCTGAAGAAGCTGGTTCAGGCCTCTTTTTTACCCTCTGCAATTCGAGGTTCAGTTTCTGAGATTGAGCAGATTGTTCTTAAATTCCTACCAGCTTGGGAAAACACCACTCTTAACACCTTGCAAGAAATGAAGAGA TATGCTTTTGATGTGGCAATGATTTCTGCCTTTGGCCATAAACAAGACAAGGAAATCAACGGAATCAAGCAGCTCTATCAATGCCTTGAAAAGGGTTACAATTCCATGCCTTTAGAtcttccaggaactcctttcaatAAAGCAATGAAG GCTAGGAAGCTGTTGAATGAGACCCTGAGAAGATTGataaaagaaagaagagaaaatgagaaACAAGGTGGTGGAGGAGGGTTGCTGGGTGTTCTATTGGGTGACCAAAACCAAAAGGTTGATCAACTCAGTGATTCCCAGATTGCAGATAATGTAATTGGTGTAATCTTTGCTGCTCATGATACCACTGCAAGTGTCCTAACATGGCTGTTAAAATACTTGCATGACAATGGAAATTTACTAGAAGCTGTCACT AGAGAACAAGAAGGTGTTCGACGAGAAATAATCGAAGCAAATCGCAGGCTTATGTGGGATGATACAAGGCACATGCCATTGACTACCAGG GTGATTCAAGAGACATTAAGAACAGCAAGTATTCTGTCATTCACCTTCAGGGAAGCAGTggaagatgttgagtttgaaggCTATTACATCCCCAAAGGTTGGAAGGTTCTTCCTCTCTTTAGAACCATTCATCATTGCGCGGATTTCTTCCCTAAACCCGAGAAATTTGACCCTTCGAGATTCGAG GTACCGCCGAAACCCAACACGTTTATGCCCTTTGGGAATGGAGTACACTCTTGTCCAGGCAGTGAACTGGCCAAGCTTGAGATGTTGGTGCTCCTCCACCATCTCACCACAAAATACAG GTGGCAAGTTGTGGGAGATGAGGATGGAATCCAGTATGGTCCCTTTCCAGTGCCCAAAAAGGGCTTACCTGTAAGGGTCACCCCAAGAAATATATAG